Proteins from a single region of bacterium:
- the creD gene encoding cell envelope integrity protein CreD, translating to MKKTKKTVSEKTVPAKAEGLSVGLRLFVIALLTAVLLIPSFSIHFLIQDRDNRKRSVIYETAMQWSGGMQDVTALVLTLPYKRYFKDEKGRIQHEVLFAHFLPETLDINGRMAPEIRYRGIYKVALYNADLKVKGRFVFPNIDALNLEQKQIIWEDAFVTLGMSNTKSIQEKVVLKWNDKSVVADPGVPCKDVVASGVSFRVALNSKTYHYDYSFDLTHNGHEMLQFVPLGKLTHVQLEAPWGDPSFSGAFLPDTRAIKENHFQATWDIIDINRNFPQQWLGSSQQVQESAFGVRLFMPVDHYQKTSRTVKYSIMFIGLTFLALFMLDVMGRAGHKPIHPIQYLLIGMALVLFYTLLLSLSEHIGFGLGYLIASIGIIGLITLYTKSLLANLRHTGLISLVLSVLYAYLYTVLQLEDYALLIGSVSLFSILALVMYLTRKIDWSDIGGSNPVTR from the coding sequence ATGAAAAAAACAAAGAAAACTGTTTCTGAAAAGACAGTGCCCGCCAAAGCAGAAGGACTCTCTGTGGGATTACGTTTGTTTGTGATTGCACTGCTTACTGCGGTTTTACTCATTCCTTCTTTTTCCATTCATTTTTTAATTCAGGACCGCGACAACCGCAAACGTAGTGTTATCTATGAAACCGCCATGCAGTGGTCCGGCGGGATGCAGGATGTCACCGCGCTGGTACTTACCTTGCCGTATAAACGTTATTTCAAGGATGAGAAAGGCAGGATTCAGCATGAGGTGCTGTTTGCCCATTTTTTGCCGGAAACACTGGATATCAACGGCCGGATGGCGCCGGAGATCCGCTACCGGGGCATCTATAAAGTCGCACTGTACAATGCCGATCTGAAGGTGAAGGGACGTTTTGTCTTTCCTAATATTGACGCACTGAATCTCGAACAAAAACAGATTATATGGGAGGATGCTTTTGTGACGCTGGGCATGAGCAACACCAAAAGTATTCAGGAAAAAGTGGTGCTCAAATGGAATGACAAATCGGTTGTGGCGGATCCCGGTGTCCCTTGCAAGGATGTGGTGGCTTCCGGTGTGAGTTTTAGGGTGGCACTTAATTCTAAAACCTACCACTATGATTACAGCTTTGATCTTACTCACAATGGGCATGAGATGTTACAGTTTGTTCCACTGGGAAAATTGACCCATGTACAGCTGGAAGCGCCGTGGGGTGATCCCAGCTTTTCCGGCGCGTTCTTACCGGATACACGGGCAATTAAGGAAAATCATTTTCAGGCAACTTGGGATATTATTGATATTAACCGGAATTTTCCGCAGCAGTGGTTGGGCAGCAGTCAGCAGGTTCAGGAATCGGCTTTCGGCGTCCGCCTGTTTATGCCGGTTGACCACTATCAGAAAACCAGCCGTACCGTCAAGTATTCAATTATGTTTATCGGGCTGACGTTTCTGGCCTTATTTATGCTGGATGTGATGGGCCGGGCCGGGCATAAACCCATTCATCCGATTCAGTATTTGCTGATTGGCATGGCGTTGGTGCTGTTTTACACACTTTTGTTGTCATTGTCCGAACACATTGGATTCGGCCTGGGATATCTGATTGCCAGTATCGGCATTATTGGATTGATTACACTGTATACTAAGAGCTTGCTGGCTAATTTACGCCATACCGGCTTGATCTCCCTGGTGTTGTCGGTTTTGTATGCGTATCTGTATACAGTATTGCAACTGGAGGATTATGCGCTGCTGATTGGAAGTGTCAGTCTTTTTAGCATCCTGGCACTGGTCATGTATCTGACCCGGAAAATTGACTGGTCTGATATCGGCGGAAGCAATCCGGTTACCAGATGA